The following DNA comes from Phytohabitans rumicis.
CCGGTACGCGGGAGCGGCTGCGCCGCGCGGCGCGGTCCCGGATCCTGGCTCCCTACCACGAGCGCGAGGAGTGGTGGTACGCCGGCGTCGGTAGCCCGCTCAACAACTGGAACCCGTGGATCCACAGCAACGTGCTCGCCGTCGCGTTGCTGTTGGGTCCGTCCGATGTGGACCAGACCCTCGCGCGGGTCCGAACCGGACTGGACAATTACCTCGCCGTGTGCCCACCGGACGGCGGCTGCGACGAGGGCGTGGCGTACTGGTGGCGGGCGGCCGCGTCGCTCTTCGAATGTGCGGAATTGCTGGGCCGCGGCTACGATCCGGTGCTGCGCAGGATGGCGCGTTACCCGCTGGTGGCCCACGTCGCGGGGAGTGGCAGGTCAACTTCGCGGACGGCCCGGCCCGGCCCAAGCCCGGCAGCGAGGCACCCGCGCTGCTGTACCGCTTCGGGCGGGCGGTCGGCGACCCGGAGGTGATGGCGCACGCGGCGGCGCTCGCCGGTGCGCCCCGGTCGGCGGTGCCGCGCCACCCCGCCACGTCGCTGGCGCGCGAACTGGCCGCCCTCTTCGACCCGCCACCGTCCACAGGGGACTTTCCGTACGTGGGGCGGGAGTGGCTGCCCGACACCGAGGTCCTCGTGGTCCGGGAGCGGCCGGGCCGGGCCGACGGGCTCTTCCTGGCGGCCAAGGGCGGGCACAACGCGGAAAACCACAACCACAACGACGTCGGCACGTTCATCGTGGCCCTGGACGGCCGGCCGGTGCTCGTCGACGCCGGGGTCGGGCGGTACACCCGGCAGACGTTCTCCGACCGGCGGTACGAGATCTGGACGATGCGCAGCACCCACCACAACGTCCCCGAGATGAACGGCCGCGAGCAGGCCCCGGCCCCGCCCACCGGGCCACGGACGTGGTCTGCGAGGGCACCGGGCTGGCCATGGAGCTGCGCGACGCGTACCCGATGGGGGCTGGCATCCGGTCGTGGCGGCGGACGCTGCGGCTGGACCGCGGCGATCCGGCGGCGGTGGTCGTGACCGACGCGTGGGAGCTGGCCGATCCGGGCCGGGTCGACCTGCGGCTGCTGGCCGCCGCGCCGGTCGAGGTCGTCGCGCCCGGCCTGCTGCACGCCGGCGGCCTGGCGATCCGGTACGACCCGGCGCTGCTCACGCCCGCGGTGGAGGCGGTGCCGCTGGACGACGACGAGCTGGCCCGGGTGTGGGGCCCGGCGCTGTACCGGGTGACGCTGTCCGGTCAGGCGCTGGTGGCGTCGCACACGCTGACCGCCGGTAGACTACTATCCCGATAGGAGATAGGGTCTAAGCATGACCGATCTCGTTGTGCTGGTGGGCAATCCGCGCCCCGGTTCGCGGACCCGGGCGCTGGCCGAGGCGCTGGCGGCCCGGCTGGCGCCGATCGAGGACACCCGCGTGCTGGAGCTGGCCGACGTCGTCGGTGTCTCGTTCGGGCCCGAGCCGGCGTACGGCTCGACCTCCGGCGAGGACCTGTTCGCGCTGGTGCGGTCGGCGCGGCTGCTGGTCGTCGCGACCCCCACCTACAAAGGCACCTACACCGGGCTGCTGAAGGTGTTCCTGGATCAGTTCGGCCCGGGGGCGCTGGCCGGCGTCGTCGCCGTACCCGTGACCATCGCGGCGTCCGAGCCGCACGTGGCCTCGGTGAGCGCGGCGCTGCGCGACCTGCTGGTCGAGCTGGGCGCCAGCGTGCCGGCGCCGGCGCTCGCGGTGCCCGAGTCGGCGTTCGGCGCGCAGGCGCTCGGGGCGCACGCCACCCCCACGGCCTACGTGGCGGGGTGGGCGGACCGGCACGGTGACGAGGTCACGCAGGCGCTGGCGGTGCGTCCGGCCGCCCGGTGAGCACGCCGTACAGCCGGGCGTACTCCGCCGGCGTGCCGATCGCGGCGCGGTGCTCGGCGTGGAAGAGGTAGTGGTTCACCGCGGCGGCCAGAAACATCGGGTCGGTCGCCACCAGCGGCGGCAGCATCACCTTCCGCTGCCCCAGCCAGCGTTCCAGGCCGCTGCGGTGCACCAGCTCGGGCCGGCCGATGGCCATCTCGTTGACGTCCTGCCGGCGCTGCCGCGGGTACGGGCCGACCGCGATCGCCTCCCACGGCATGGCCCGGGTCCCCAGCACGTTGAACAGCTTCAGCCCCTCCGGCCGCAGCTCGACCCGCGGCTGGTCCCCGAACACCGCCCGCACCGACGGCACGTAGAGCAGGATCTGGAGGGACGCGAGCGCGAGTAGCGGCACGCTGATCGCCGGGACGTCCGCGAGGTCCCGCAATGCCTGGCCGGCCACCATCGCGCCGATGGCGAGGAACACGGAGGCGTGCACCGCGACCCGCAGGTAGGCGGGCGGTGCGACGAACGCTCCGGCCCGGACTTCGAGGGTGGCCGGACGCCGCGATCGCGTCAGCTGCACCACGTACACCGTCGTCAGGCCGCCGAGCACCACCAGCGGGAGCAGGAGGCCCAGCACCAGGCTGGTCCCCGTCGGCGAGGTCTGCCACGCGCTGCCGGCGAGCCAGGCCACCGCGAGTAGCACCGTCGCCGCCACGAGCAACTGAGCGCGCACCTTCACGCGTGAAGTATGAGGCCCGGATAGCCTGGCCTTCGAGAGGGAGGTTCACGATGGACGCGATCCGCGTACACGAGCACGGCGGCCCCGAGGTGCTGACCCTGGTCGAGACGCCGACCCCCGAGCCCGGGCCGGGCCAGGTGCTGGTGCGGCTGTCCGCCACCGGCGTCAACTTCGTCGACACGTACCACCGCACCGGCCTGTATCCGTCCGTGCCGCCCTTCACGCCCGGCTCGGAGGGCGCCGGCACCGTGGTCGCGGTGGGCCCGGACGTCACCGGGCCCGCGGTCGGCGACCGGGTGGCGTCGACCAACCTGGCCGGCGCGTACGCCCAGTTCGCCGTCGCCCCGGCCAACCGGGTCGTGCCGGTGCCCGCCGAGGTCAGCGACGAGCAGGCCGCCGCAGCGCTGCTGCAGGGCATGACCGCCCACTACCTGCTGCACGACAGCTATCCGGTACGCCCCGGCGACACGGTGCTCGTGCACGCCGCCGCCGGCGGGATGGGCCTGCTGCTCACCCAGCTCGCCACCAAGCTCGGGGCGCGGGTCATCGGCACCGTCTCCTCGCCGGAGAAGGAAAAGCTCGCCCGGCAGGCCGGGCGGCCGAGGTCATCGGGTACGACGACGTCGCCGCCCACGTGCGGCAGGTCACCGCGGACGAGGGCGTGGCCGCGGTCTACGACGGCGTCGGGCACGCCACCTTCGACGCCAGCCTCGCCAGCCTGCGGGTCCGCGGCACGCTGGCCCTTTACGGGTACGCCAGCGGTCCGGTGCCGCCGTTCGACCTGAACCGCCTGGCGACCGGCGGCTCGCTGTCGCTGACCCGGCCGACGCTCGCGCACTTCATCGCCCGCGACGACGAACTGGCTCGCCGCGCCGCCGACGTGCTCGGCTGGGTCGCCGACGGCACGCTGACCATCACGGTCGGCGGCCGCTACCCGCTGGCCGCCGCGCCCCGGGCGCACGACGACCTTCAGTCCCGACGGACGACGGGGAAGCTTTTGCTCATTCCGTAGCATGACCCCTGTGGAGGGGTACGCGCCGGAGGACTGTGCCGTCCGCCAGATCCTGGACCGGGTCGCGGACAAGTGGTCGCTGCTCGTCATCGCGCTGCTCGAACGGCGTACGCTGCGCTTCACCGAGCTGCGCCAGAGGATCGACGGCATCAGCCAGCGGATGCTGACCGTGACGCTGCGCCAGCTGGAGCGCGACGGGCTGGTCCGCCGTACCGTGCACCCGGTCGTGCCGCCGCGGGTCGACTACGAGCTGACCCCGCTCGGCGCGACCCTGCACGCCACCATCCAGTCGCTGGTCACCTGGACCGAGGATCACCAGGACGAGATCGCCGCCGCCCGTGCCGCGTACGACGAGCGCGTCGCCGGGTAGGGTCGGCCGGTGCTCGCCTCCCTGGCCGTGGCGGATCCCGCCCGCCCGCTGCTGACGTACTACGACGACGCGACAGGCGAGCGCACCGAGGTCTCCGGCGTGACGCTCACCAACTGGGTCGCCAAGACGGCCAACCTGCTCGCCGCCTGCGGGCTGGTGGCGGGGGACCGGGCCGCGGTGCTCCTGCCGCCGCACTGGCAGACCGCCGCCGTACTGCTCGGCTGCTGGTCGGCCGGCGTGGAGGTGGCCTTCCACAGCGCGGCCACGGCCGGGCTGCCGCGGATCGGACCGGGCGCGGACGAGCCGGTCGGCGCCGTCTTCGCCGCCCTCGACCGGGTCCGCGACATCATCGAGGACGTGCCGGAGGCCGACCACCGGTTCGTGCTCGGCCTCGGCCCGATGGCCACGCCGCTGCGCGAGGTGCCGGACGGCTACCTGGACTACGTCGCGCAGGTGCGCGGGCACGCCGACACGTTCCGCCCGGACGCCCAGGTCCGGTACACGGACGCGGCCACGGTGGACGGCACGACGTACGAGGAGTGGGGGCGGGGCGCCCGGGGCGTCGCGGAGGCGTACGACATCCGCGCCGGCGACCGGGTGCTCATCGACGCGGCGAGGTTCGAGCACCCCATCCAGTGGCTGCTGGCGCCGCTCGCCGCCGGCGCCACGCTGGTCCTGTGCGCCAACCTCGACGCCGGGGCGCTCGACGCCCGTACCCGGGCCGAGAAGGTGACCCGCGTGCTGCGCGGCTAGGCCGGCGCTTTTCCGCAGACGAAGTTCGGCTCGGCCTTGTACGTCCAGCTGAACTTCTCCCGCTTGACGACCTTGCCGCCCTTCTTGAAGATCCGGTACGCGTCCTGCGTGAACCCGGGCAGGCCGGCGGTCTCGATGCACTTGGGGCCCGGCTCGAGGTACGTGGTCTTCGGCTGGGTGATGTTGCGCCGCGCGCTCCACTCGGTGGTGACGCTGTCGTAGACCTTGGTGCTCCAGACCGACACGGTGAGCGTGCTGGACGTGTACGAGGTGTCGATCAGCACGCCGTAATCGGTGTTGTTCTTGAACTTGAAGTCCAGGTACGGCGGGAAGATCGTCGACTCGATCACCGGCGGGTACCGGGAGAAGTAGTACGAGTGCGGCTTGTGCTCGACGTCCTGCATGCCGGCGTAGTAGACGGCGTTGAACAGCGTGGTCGTGAACTGCGAGACGCCGCCGCCGGGCCCGGGACCAGCTTGCCGTCGACGATGGTCGGCGCGTCCTTGTAGCCCTGGTCGTAGCTCCGCTCGCCGGTGTGCGTGTTGAGCGAGAACGTCTGGCCGGGCAGCACCAGCGCGCCGTCCGCCTCCTTCGACACCAGCACGATGTTCTGGCTGCGGGGAGACGACAGCCCGCCCGGGAACTTCGTGGTGAACGTGGAGACGCGCTCCTTGATGCCCAGCTTGGCCACGGTCTCCGTGGTGGTCTTCGGCGCCACCTTCGTCAGCGTGCCGGTCACCGTCCGGCCGTCCGCCTTCGGCAGTACGCCCAGCAGGTCCGTGCTCAGCGCGGCGGTGTCCACCTGCTGGCCGTCGGCGCCGGCGACGACCGTGGGCTTGCCGCCCTTGAGCGCGACGGTGGCGTCCTTGGCCGGCACCTCCACCTTGGCCAGCGGGGTCGCGAGGGCGGCGCGCAGCTTCTTCTCGTCCACCCGCGGGTTGATCTTGCCGGTCTTGTCCGCGGTGAGGACCAGGCTCTTCGCGATCGCGGCCGGCGGGACGGTGACCGTGCCCCGGTCGGTGGTGACGGTGACCGGGCTCGCGACCGCGGGCGTGGCCAGGTCGGCGACGAGCTTGTCGACCTCTTCCTTGGTGGTGGCCGGGTGCACCTCGACCAGCGGCACCGCCACCGGGTGGATGCCCAGCCAGCCCTCGCGCAGCGCCTGCGCCGCCTTGTCCGCGTCCAGGCCCTTGCCCGGCTGCGGGTACGTCGCCTTCGGCGTGGTGCCGGTGAACGTGATCGACGGCAGCTTCATCGCCTGCGCGTCCTTGCCCAGGCTCTTGCGCAGCACCTCGTCGACCTTCGCCGGGTCGACGGTCACCACCGGCTCGACCGTGCGCGAGCCGAAGAGCAGGCTCAACGGGTTGCCCCGCCCTTCGCGGCCGACGCCACGGTGGCTTCCACGTCCACGCCCAGCCCGACCTCGGCCGGCTGGACCTCGGTGGTCTGCTCGTTGTCGCCCAGCCGCACCGGGATCGCCGCCTCGAGCCGGCCGGCCAGCCCGCCCAGCCCCGCCTGGAGCGCCTGCGCCGCCTCGGCCTTGCTCTTGCCGCCGATCTTGATGCCGAGCACCGTCGTACCCGGGGCACCTCCCCGGCGTACGCGTAAGCCGAAGCACCACCCACGGACAGCAGGACGGCCGCGGCGATCCCGCCCGCGAGCAGCACCCGCCGCCGCCCTTGCCCGCCCGCGGCGCCGGCGCGGGCGCCTCCGCCGGGACCGCCGCGAGCTGCACGGTGGGCGCCTCGTCGGCGAACGGTCGCTGGCCTTGTGAAGTCACGCTGGCCGATGGTACGCGACAGCCCGCTGTTAGGGTCCCCTGGTGGTTCTACGTGTGCCCTACACCGGCGATGAGAAGCTCAGCCTGCACGCCAGCCTCAACCGTCACCGCGAGGTCGTGTTGTGGAAGGTCGGCGGCCTGGACGACGAGCGGCTCCGGCAGCCGGTCACTCCGTCGGGGACCAACCTGCTCGGCCTGGTCAAGCACCTGGCGGCCAACGAGTACGCCTGGTTCTGCCAGACATTCGGGCGGGAGACCGAGCCCTCCCGTTCGACGACGAGGACGAGAACGCGGACCTGCGCGTGGAGCCGCACGAGAGCACCGACGACGTGCTCGCGTTCTACGCCCGCGCCCGGGCGGCGGCCGACCAGGTGATCGCCGAGGTCGAGATCGAGGACCTGGGTACGGCCTGGTTCGGCGAGCAGGTGTCGATGCGGTGGGCGCTCATCCACATGATCGAGGAGACCGCCCGC
Coding sequences within:
- a CDS encoding zinc-binding dehydrogenase, producing the protein MRQVTADEGVAAVYDGVGHATFDASLASLRVRGTLALYGYASGPVPPFDLNRLATGGSLSLTRPTLAHFIARDDELARRAADVLGWVADGTLTITVGGRYPLAAAPRAHDDLQSRRTTGKLLLIP
- a CDS encoding TIGR03089 family protein — encoded protein: MLASLAVADPARPLLTYYDDATGERTEVSGVTLTNWVAKTANLLAACGLVAGDRAAVLLPPHWQTAAVLLGCWSAGVEVAFHSAATAGLPRIGPGADEPVGAVFAALDRVRDIIEDVPEADHRFVLGLGPMATPLREVPDGYLDYVAQVRGHADTFRPDAQVRYTDAATVDGTTYEEWGRGARGVAEAYDIRAGDRVLIDAARFEHPIQWLLAPLAAGATLVLCANLDAGALDARTRAEKVTRVLRG
- a CDS encoding PH domain-containing protein; the encoded protein is MKVRAQLLVAATVLLAVAWLAGSAWQTSPTGTSLVLGLLLPLVVLGGLTTVYVVQLTRSRRPATLEVRAGAFVAPPAYLRVAVHASVFLAIGAMVAGQALRDLADVPAISVPLLALASLQILLYVPSVRAVFGDQPRVELRPEGLKLFNVLGTRAMPWEAIAVGPYPRQRRQDVNEMAIGRPELVHRSGLERWLGQRKVMLPPLVATDPMFLAAAVNHYLFHAEHRAAIGTPAEYARLYGVLTGRPDAPPAPA
- a CDS encoding NAD(P)H-dependent oxidoreductase encodes the protein MTDLVVLVGNPRPGSRTRALAEALAARLAPIEDTRVLELADVVGVSFGPEPAYGSTSGEDLFALVRSARLLVVATPTYKGTYTGLLKVFLDQFGPGALAGVVAVPVTIAASEPHVASVSAALRDLLVELGASVPAPALAVPESAFGAQALGAHATPTAYVAGWADRHGDEVTQALAVRPAAR
- a CDS encoding winged helix-turn-helix transcriptional regulator, which gives rise to MTPVEGYAPEDCAVRQILDRVADKWSLLVIALLERRTLRFTELRQRIDGISQRMLTVTLRQLERDGLVRRTVHPVVPPRVDYELTPLGATLHATIQSLVTWTEDHQDEIAAARAAYDERVAG
- a CDS encoding heparinase II/III domain-containing protein — protein: MAHAAALAGAPRSAVPRHPATSLARELAALFDPPPSTGDFPYVGREWLPDTEVLVVRERPGRADGLFLAAKGGHNAENHNHNDVGTFIVALDGRPVLVDAGVGRYTRQTFSDRRYEIWTMRSTHHNVPEMNGREQAPAPPTGPRTWSARAPGWPWSCATRTRWGLASGRGGGRCGWTAAIRRRWS